Proteins encoded by one window of Channa argus isolate prfri chromosome 13, Channa argus male v1.0, whole genome shotgun sequence:
- the tpk2 gene encoding thiamin pyrophosphokinase 2 isoform X2, protein MANTYWSEKTLQLLRRMNNFYLPGSCRPNCLRFEIDGAQVGWIPPRVVLLLARFPEVFSPPHGGAVSLCPIVNSYGRRSEAVDTVLQTLRQDESLTCLKGWRDEKYSVMPKFSDAPLMWMERAATSLFGVKRYGVHINGYTVSDSGEVSMWLARRSPSKQTYPGLLDNLAAGGLAAGVGIKQTLVKECQEEACIPAATAEKARPVSTVSYTYEDEEGVFAESQFVFDLKLPLDFQPTVGDGEVQEFYLLPIEESPTIRNLWKDSIRHYRGELRPGAIVPC, encoded by the exons ATGGCAAACACTTACTGGTCAGAAAAAACACTCCAACTCCTTCGCCGAATGAATAACTTTTATTTACCAG GATCCTGTCGTCCAAACTGCCTCAGGTTTGAGATCGATGGAGCTCAGGTTGGTTGGATTCCTCCCCGTGTGGTTCTGCTGTTAGCCCGGTTTCCAGAGGTGTTTAGTCCGCCACACGGTGGCGCAGTGTCCCTGTGTCCGATCGTAAACTCATACGGGAGGAGATCCGAGGCTGTGGACACTGTGCTGCAAACTCTCCGACAGGACGAGTCCCTAACCTGCCTCAAGGGATGGAGAGATGAG AAGTACAGCGTGATGCCAAAGTTCTCTGACGCTCCTTTGATGTGGATGGAAAGAGCAGCTACAA GTCTTTTTGGGGTGAAACGTTATGGAGTCCACATCAACGGTTACACTGTCAGTGACAGTGGGGAAGTCAGTATGTGGCTGGCACGGCGCTCCCCGTCCAAGCAGACATACCCTGGACTGCTGGACAATTTG GCGGCAGGGGGTCTGGCTGCTGGTGTCGGCATCAAGCAAACTCTCGTCAAAGAATGTCAGGAGGAAGCATGTATCCCAGCAGCCACTGCTGAAAAGGCTCGTCCTGTAAGCACAGTAAG CTACACCTATGAGGACGAAGAGGGGGTGTTTGCTGAAAGCCAGTTTGTCTTTGATTTGAAGCTTCCTCTGGATTTCCAGCCCACAGTGGGGGATGGAGAGGTGCAAGAGTTCTACCTGCTGCCCATAGAGGAG AGCCCTACTATCAGGAATTTGTGGAAGGACTCCATCAGACATTATAGAGGGGAGCTGAGGCCTGGGGCCATTGTCCCATGCTAA
- the tpk2 gene encoding thiamin pyrophosphokinase 2 isoform X1, giving the protein MANTYWSEKTLQLLRRMNNFYLPGSCRPNCLRFEIDGAQVGWIPPRVVLLLARFPEVFSPPHGGAVSLCPIVNSYGRRSEAVDTVLQTLRQDESLTCLKGWRDEKYSVMPKFSDAPLMWMERAATSLFGVKRYGVHINGYTVSDSGEVSMWLARRSPSKQTYPGLLDNLAAGGLAAGVGIKQTLVKECQEEACIPAATAEKARPVSTVSYTYEDEEGVFAESQFVFDLKLPLDFQPTVGDGEVQEFYLLPIEEVKEMLASDDFKPNCAMVVLDFLIRHSFIEADTEPYYQEFVEGLHQTL; this is encoded by the exons ATGGCAAACACTTACTGGTCAGAAAAAACACTCCAACTCCTTCGCCGAATGAATAACTTTTATTTACCAG GATCCTGTCGTCCAAACTGCCTCAGGTTTGAGATCGATGGAGCTCAGGTTGGTTGGATTCCTCCCCGTGTGGTTCTGCTGTTAGCCCGGTTTCCAGAGGTGTTTAGTCCGCCACACGGTGGCGCAGTGTCCCTGTGTCCGATCGTAAACTCATACGGGAGGAGATCCGAGGCTGTGGACACTGTGCTGCAAACTCTCCGACAGGACGAGTCCCTAACCTGCCTCAAGGGATGGAGAGATGAG AAGTACAGCGTGATGCCAAAGTTCTCTGACGCTCCTTTGATGTGGATGGAAAGAGCAGCTACAA GTCTTTTTGGGGTGAAACGTTATGGAGTCCACATCAACGGTTACACTGTCAGTGACAGTGGGGAAGTCAGTATGTGGCTGGCACGGCGCTCCCCGTCCAAGCAGACATACCCTGGACTGCTGGACAATTTG GCGGCAGGGGGTCTGGCTGCTGGTGTCGGCATCAAGCAAACTCTCGTCAAAGAATGTCAGGAGGAAGCATGTATCCCAGCAGCCACTGCTGAAAAGGCTCGTCCTGTAAGCACAGTAAG CTACACCTATGAGGACGAAGAGGGGGTGTTTGCTGAAAGCCAGTTTGTCTTTGATTTGAAGCTTCCTCTGGATTTCCAGCCCACAGTGGGGGATGGAGAGGTGCAAGAGTTCTACCTGCTGCCCATAGAGGAG GTGAAGGAAATGCTGGCCTCTGATGACTTCAAACCCAACTGCGCCATGGTGGTCTTGGACTTCCTCATAAGACATTCGTTTATTGAGGCCGACACAG AGCCCTACTATCAGGAATTTGTGGAAGGACTCCATCAGACATTATAG
- the gmeb2 gene encoding glucocorticoid modulatory element-binding protein 2, with amino-acid sequence MASSEVSMPEMSEVVIVTIPDTGSEDLPSVVEEDKAVLVTTEVAPQSRENVLTEAPVEAEAEASRSVSLSNEESVIVKLSEEVDVEADVFYPITCGDAKATLVWKKFVCPGINVKCVQFNEQLISPKEFVCLAGKSTLKDWKRAIRLNGTMLRKIMDSGELDFFQHAKVCSNTCRSTKIDLVGSKVSTISDHSADLVPATPSSADLNGAGASFPEVPEETSEWVTAIGEDSVAFWRSVKEAGLLEDVVEDFHKELQEVLKGLQERVCNPPLQVKDAVLLNNIVQNFGMLDLVKKVLASHKSQMDRYREQYTRSLAALEQQCDEHRKRAKELKSKSQHLNNVLMTLTPVPSPPLPKRPRLTRAASGPASVGGAPTQITLPLNQLTSLPLGKVLTVSGSPGGGYTLLTSPLSGSELAADASNLTVLSTVAGQEGAVGASSSTASTAFVKVGPQFQQFQLVTLPAALQSLATTQGTAVQQQIGSISVLEAMETTAEDSQEEGRADDGDEGQPEPVKEDDGEQPGTQQ; translated from the exons ATGGCTTCATCAGAGGTCAGCATGCCAGAAATGAGCGAGGTTGTGATCGTCACTATACCAGACACTGGGAGCGAGGACCTGCCCTCAGTAGTGGAGGAGGATAAAGCAGTGCTAGTGACTACAGAGGTAGCCCCTCAGTCCAG ggAGAACGTCCTCACAGAAGCACCAGTGGAAGCAGAAGCCGAGGCCAGCAGATCAGTCTCACTGTCAAATGAGGAGTCGGTCATTG TAAAGTTGAGTGAGGAGGTAGATGTGGAGGCCGATGTCTTCTACCCAATCACCTGTGGAGATGCCAAAGCCACGCTGGTCTGGAAGAAGTTTGTCTGTCCTGGGATCAATGTGAAATGTGTCCAG TTCAACGAGCAGCTCATCAGTCCAaaggagtttgtgtgtttagcaGGGAAATCCACTCTGAAAGACTGGAAAAGAGCCATCCGCCTTAATGGGACCATGCTCAG AAAGATCATGGACTCGGGTGAACTGGACTTCTTCCAGCATGCAAAGGTCTGCTCCAACACCTGCCGCAGCACCAAGATAGACCTGGTGGGAAGTAAAGTCTCCACCATCAGTGATCATTCTGCTGACTTGGTTCCGGCTACTCCCTCATCGGCCGATT TGAACGGAGCAGGAGCCTCCTTCCCAGAGGTGCCGGAGGAAACATCAGAGTGGGTCACAGCCATCGGAG aggaCTCTGTAGCCTTCTGGCGTTCCGTGAAGGAGGCAGGACTGCTGGAGGATGTGGTGGAGGACTTCCACAAGGAGCTGCAGGAGGTGCTGAAAGGGCTGCAGGAGAGAGTGTGTAACCCACCACTACAGGTCAAAG atgctgTTTTGCTCAACAATATAGTGCAGAACTTTGGGATGTTGGACCTGGTGAAAAAGGTTCTGGCCAGTCACAAGAGCCAAATGGACCGTTACAGAGAGCAGTACACTCGCAGCCTCGCTG CTCTGGAGCAGCAGTGTGATGAGCATAGGAAGCGAGCCAAAGAGCTAAAAAGCAAATCCCAGCACCTCAACAACGTCCTGATGACCCTCACCCCGGTCCCTTCACCCCCTCTACCCAAGCGCCCCCGGCTGACCCGCGCCGCCTCTGGCCCAGCCTCTGTGGGCGGCGCTCCGACCCAGATCACTCTGCCTCTCAACCAGCTGACCAGCTTGCCTCTGGGCAAAGTGCTGACCGTGTCAGGATCCCCGGGCGGCGGGTACACCCTCCTGACCTCCCCGCTCTCTGGGTCAGAGCTGGCAGCTGACGCATCTAACCTGACGGTGCTGTCCACGGTGGCAGGGCAGGAGGGCGCGGTGGGCGCCAGCAGCTCCACCGCCTCCACTGCGTTTGTTAAAGTGGGCCCTCAGTTCCAGCAGTTCCAGCTGGTGACGCTGCCGGCCGCGCTGCAGAGCCTGGCCACCACGCAGGGCACCGCCGTGCAGCAGCAGATCGGCAGCATCAGTGTGTTAGAAGCCATGGAAACCACAGCGGAGGACTCGCAGGAGGAAGGCCGGGCTGATGATGGGGATGAAGGTCAGCCAGAGCCGGTGAAAGAGGACGACGGGGAGCAGCCAGGGACGCAGCAGTGA
- the pdyn gene encoding proenkephalin-B isoform X1: MMRCGDTAKSPAIKRRGDDWRATETHKCWKAESDFSLDGRCASVSLNTTGSICPTPETCREECEEQLESCGQAPAVTDFNQDEAAEEEESQQADLVKRYGGFIKRIDKSKNKIFTSPWRENYIMKAALLPKNYEDLLKKLEARDADTPGDTDDAPEDQMLRNDVKRYGGFLRKFGPKTKRSSSLEQENLEPEELQKRYGGFMRRIRPKLNNIKWDKRYGGFLRRHFKISVRSVEEPYYSYDDL, translated from the exons ATGATGCGCTGCGGTGACACAGCCAAGTCTCCGGCGATAAAAAGACGCGGCGACGACTGGCGcgcaacagaaacacacaagtgCTGGAAGGCGGAAAGCGACTTTTCACTTGATGGTAGATGCGCCTCTGTGAGTCTTAACACGACTGGAAGTATCTGTCCAACTCCTGAG ACGTGCAGAGAGGAGTGTGAAGAGCAGCTGGAGAGCTGCGGCCAGGCTCCGGCGGTGACGGACTTTAATCAGGATGAGGctgcggaggaggaggagagtcaGCAGGCAGACCTGGTCAAACGCTACGGCGGCTTCATCAAGAGGATCGACAAGAGCAAGAACAAAATTTTCACCTCTCCGTGGCGCGAAAACTACATCATGAAGGCCGCGCTGCTGCCCAAGAACTACGAGGACTTGTTGAAGAAGCTGGAGGCGAGAGACGCGGACACACCTGGGGACACAGACGACGCTCCAGAGGATCAGATGCTCCGTAATGACGTCAAACGTTACGGCGGCTTTTTACGCAAATTCGGCCCCAAGACAAAGAGGAGTAGTTCCTTAGAGCAGGAGAACCTGGAGCCCGAGGAGCTGCAGAAGCGATACGGAGGCTTCATGAGGAGGATCCGACCAAAGTTGAACAACATCAAGTGGGACAAGCGGTACGGAGGCTTTCTGCGCCGCCACTTCAAAATCTCTGTGCGCTCTGTCGAGGAGCCATATTACTCCTATGATGACTTATAG
- the pdyn gene encoding proenkephalin-B isoform X2 encodes MEWYVLVLMLSLPPSVHTDCSSQCQKCAQQILSRDSAFSSLTCREECEEQLESCGQAPAVTDFNQDEAAEEEESQQADLVKRYGGFIKRIDKSKNKIFTSPWRENYIMKAALLPKNYEDLLKKLEARDADTPGDTDDAPEDQMLRNDVKRYGGFLRKFGPKTKRSSSLEQENLEPEELQKRYGGFMRRIRPKLNNIKWDKRYGGFLRRHFKISVRSVEEPYYSYDDL; translated from the exons ATGGAGTGGTATGTCCTGGTGCTGATGCTGAGCTTGCCGCCCTCCGTCCACACAGATTGCTCCTCACAGTGTCAGAAATGTGCGCAACAAATCCTCAGCCGCGACTCAGCCTTCAGCAGCTTG ACGTGCAGAGAGGAGTGTGAAGAGCAGCTGGAGAGCTGCGGCCAGGCTCCGGCGGTGACGGACTTTAATCAGGATGAGGctgcggaggaggaggagagtcaGCAGGCAGACCTGGTCAAACGCTACGGCGGCTTCATCAAGAGGATCGACAAGAGCAAGAACAAAATTTTCACCTCTCCGTGGCGCGAAAACTACATCATGAAGGCCGCGCTGCTGCCCAAGAACTACGAGGACTTGTTGAAGAAGCTGGAGGCGAGAGACGCGGACACACCTGGGGACACAGACGACGCTCCAGAGGATCAGATGCTCCGTAATGACGTCAAACGTTACGGCGGCTTTTTACGCAAATTCGGCCCCAAGACAAAGAGGAGTAGTTCCTTAGAGCAGGAGAACCTGGAGCCCGAGGAGCTGCAGAAGCGATACGGAGGCTTCATGAGGAGGATCCGACCAAAGTTGAACAACATCAAGTGGGACAAGCGGTACGGAGGCTTTCTGCGCCGCCACTTCAAAATCTCTGTGCGCTCTGTCGAGGAGCCATATTACTCCTATGATGACTTATAG
- the stk35 gene encoding serine/threonine-protein kinase 35, whose protein sequence is MFPFSRGKVMDVREGTKRRKVSGGLRGCRRSVAGKMKLEPGKVLRSLTVEENNHTKPMEEDEDEDDDCFSISFLRCDRLDTGVAVSPRYSLLREVGRGSYGVVYEALARKTGARVAVKRLLCDAPENVELALAEFWALTSLENRHQNVVQLEECVLQRNGLAQKMSHGNKRSRQYLRLVETSLKGERIMGYPAEPCYLWFVMEFCEGGDLNQYILSRRPDPQTNRSFMRQLTSAVAFLHKNNIVHRDLKPDNILISQKSGSPVLKVADFGLSKVCAGLNSKNADEHPAAAAEGRGSNQNSIVNINKFWLSSACGSDFYMAPEVWEGHYTAKADIFALGIIIWAMIERITFIDAESKRELLGTYIRQGTEIVPVGEALLENPKMVLHIPQKARSTMSDGVKKLLQDMLAVNPQDRPDAFQLEVRMDQVTCAA, encoded by the exons ATGTTTCCTTTCAGCAGAGGAAAAGTTATGGATGTTCGCGAAGGGACGAAGAGGAGAAAGGTAAGCGGAGGTTTACGGGGCTGCAGGCGGAGCGTGGCTGGAAAGATGAAGCTGGAGCCTGGCAAAGTCCTCCGCTCCCTCACGGTGGAGGAAAACAACCACACGAAGCCCatggaggaagatgaggacGAAGACGACGACTGCTTCTCCATCAGCTTCCTCCGGTGCGACCGGCTGGACACCGGCGTGGCGGTGTCTCCCCGATACAGCCTGCTGCGGGAGGTGGGCCGGGGAAGCTACGGGGTTGTGTACGAGGCGTTAGCCAGGAAAACAGGGGCCAGGGTGGCGGTAAAGAGGCTCCTATGCGACGCGCCGGAAAACGTAGAGCTGGCTCTGGCCGAGTTCTGGGCCCTGACGAGCCTGGAGAACCGACACCAGAATGTGGTGCAGCTCGAGGAGTGCGTCCTGCAGAGGAATGGCCTGGCCCAGAAGATGAGCCATGGAAACAAGAGGTCCAGGCAGTACCTGCGCCTGGTGGAGACCTCACTCAAAG GGGAGCGCATCATGGGTTACCCAGCGGAACCGTGCTACCTCTGGTTCGTCATGGAGTTTTGCGAGGGCGGGGACCTTAACCAGTACATCTTGTCCCGCCGGCCGGACCCCCAGACCAACAGGAGCTTCATGCGCCAGTTGACGAGCGCAGTAGCTTTtctacacaaaaacaacattgtcCACCGTGATCTGAAGCCAGACAACATTCTCATCTCACAGAAATCGGGTTCACCTGTTCTCAAAGTCGCCGACTTTGGCCTCAGTAAAGTTTGTGCAGGCCTAAACTCCAAGAACGCTGACGAACaccctgcagctgcagcagagggCAGAGGCAGCAACCAGAACAGCATAGTCAACATAAACAAGTTCTGGTTGTCATCAGCTTGTGGTTCGGACTTCTACATGGCCCCCGAGGTATGGGAGGGCCACTACACAGCCAAGGCTGATATATTCGCCCTGGGCATCATCATCTGGGCTATGATAGAGAGGATCACTTTCATTGATGCCGAGTCCAAGCGTGAACTGCTAGGTACCTACATACGGCAGGGCACAGAGATTGTGCCAGTTGGGGAGGCTCTGTTGGAGAACCCCAAGATGGTTCTCCACATCCCTCAGAAGGCCAGGAGCACCATGTCTGACGGGGTGAAAAAACTTCTCCAGGACATGCTCGCAGTCAACCCTCAGGACCGACCGGACGCCTTCCAGCTGGAGGTGCGAATGGACCAAGTCACGTGTGCTGCGTGA